The window CTGTCCGGCCACCGGCATCGGGCCTACTGGGACGCCGCGGGGGTGGAGGCTCCGACACCGCTGCTGGGGCGGCCACAGTTTGCCGAGGGCCAGCCCCTGCTCAGTGCGCCCACCGAAGGCGAGGATCTGCTGGCCGATTACGCCAGCCTGCGTTTCACACTGGGCCGCCATCCGCTGGCGCTGCTGCGGTCACGGCTGGATGCACATGGGGCGATCTGCGCCCGCCGTCTGCGCGAGCTGCAAACCGGTCGCCCGGTGTGTGTCAGCGGTCTGGTCACAGGACGTCAACGGCCGGGGACCGCCTCCGGTGTGATCTTCATGACCCTGGAAGACGAGAGCGGCCTGATCAATCTGGTGATCTGGCCCAAGGTGCTGGAGCAGTATCGCAGCGCCGTGCTCCATGCCCAGTTGCCGCTGATTCACGGCCATGTCCAGAACGAGGATCAGGTGGTGCACGTCATCGCCCGGCACCTGGAAGACCGGTCCGACTGGTTGGGCGGGCTGGCCGTTGCCTCGCGGGATTTTCACTGACGACGAGGCCATCTCGGCGTTATGATGCGGCCATGAGTCGAACCCTGACAGGCCAGCACCGATGATGGAGTGGGAACACACCCGGCGTCTGGCCCTCACCGACGATCACATGCTGCCACTGATCAACGTGGTCTTCCTGCTGTTGATCTTTTTCATGTTGGTGGGGGCGGTCACGGTGCCCGAGCGCCTCGACGTGCTGCCGCCATCGTCGGTGTCCTCGTTCCAGCCCAATGAAGTCGGTCTGGAAATCGTGATCGACCAGAGTGGTGATGTGCTGATCGACGATGCCGTGGTGACGATGGAGCGGCTGGTCACGGCGCTATCCGGCGAC of the Abyssibacter profundi genome contains:
- a CDS encoding ExbD/TolR family protein — encoded protein: MMEWEHTRRLALTDDHMLPLINVVFLLLIFFMLVGAVTVPERLDVLPPSSVSSFQPNEVGLEIVIDQSGDVLIDDAVVTMERLVTALSGDNRPDRVRLKADANLNANGILDVLDILRDAGVAHVQLVTVSKR